The following coding sequences are from one Delphinus delphis chromosome 19, mDelDel1.2, whole genome shotgun sequence window:
- the TMEM100 gene encoding transmembrane protein 100, whose translation MTEEPIKEILGTPKSPKPVAMEKSSNGEVMVTMVPLVNEIQLTAATGGAELSCYRCIIPFAVVVLIAGIAVTAVAYSFNSHGSIISILGLVLLSLGLFLLASSTLCWKVRQRSKKAKRRESQTTLVANQRSLFA comes from the coding sequence ATGACCGAAGAGCCCATAAAGGAGATCCTGGGAACCCCGAAGTCTCCCAAGCCAGTGGCAATGGAGAAGAGCTCCAATGGTGAAGTCATGGTCACCATGGTCCCCCTGGTCAATGAGATTCAGCTGACAGCCGCCACGGGGGGCGCTGAGCTCTCCTGTTACCGCTGCATCATCCCCTTCGCCGTGGTGGTCCTCATCGCTGGGATAGCGGTCACTGCCGTGGCTTACAGCTTCAATTCTCATGGCTCCATCATCTCCATCTTAGGTCTAGTCCTTCTATCATTGGGACTTTTTTTGTTAGCCTCCAGCACCCTGTGCTGGAAGGTGAGACAGAGAAGCAAGAAAGCCAAGAGGCGGGAGAGTCAGACGACTCTCGTGGCAAATCAGAGAAGCTTGTTTGCTTAG